One genomic segment of Gemmatimonadota bacterium includes these proteins:
- a CDS encoding CDP-alcohol phosphatidyltransferase family protein: MSPDSEGNGSTRRFWTPPNVLSLSRIAAVPFIYWSFAGDARLALYGLVGCAFLTDAADGYLARRFHWASRWGLVLDPLADKILVGSLSVFLVLFREFPLWAAALIIARDLSILIAGAYLYLKPGNVVLPADRVGKLTTLAMGVALVLYVVEWQPYGTWALWAALCCVVGSGLHYILEFARRERTVT, translated from the coding sequence ATGAGTCCGGATTCCGAAGGGAACGGAAGCACGAGACGGTTCTGGACACCGCCCAATGTGCTGTCCCTTTCGCGCATCGCCGCCGTTCCGTTCATTTACTGGAGTTTCGCCGGGGATGCGCGCCTGGCCCTGTACGGACTCGTTGGGTGCGCCTTTCTGACGGACGCGGCCGACGGTTACCTGGCGCGCCGCTTCCACTGGGCATCCCGATGGGGGCTGGTACTCGACCCGTTGGCCGACAAGATCCTGGTCGGCAGCCTGTCGGTCTTTCTGGTCCTGTTCCGGGAATTCCCGCTGTGGGCGGCCGCGCTGATCATCGCCCGCGACCTGTCCATTCTGATTGCGGGCGCGTACCTGTATCTCAAGCCCGGGAACGTGGTCCTGCCAGCCGACCGGGTCGGCAAGCTGACCACCCTGGCCATGGGCGTCGCGCTGGTCCTCTACGTTGTAGAGTGGCAGCCGTACGGAACGTGGGCCCTCTGGGCGGCCCTCTGCTGCGTGGTCGGATCGGGCCTGCACTACATCCTGGAATTCGCGCGGCGGGAAAGAACGGTCACATGA
- a CDS encoding PqqD family protein, producing the protein MQLFRKKPPPLPRRELLRAKPVRNEKLTCEENSDGEIVLGIPRRKTWWINTMSRMFYVPSRRTVVLDRIGSFLWGLCDGQNTVDHVISTIRTEYKLERKEAEISTLTYLKQLTEKGLIGLAVANRKGERNA; encoded by the coding sequence ATGCAATTGTTTCGAAAGAAGCCGCCCCCGCTGCCCCGAAGGGAGTTGTTGCGCGCGAAGCCGGTTCGCAATGAGAAGCTGACCTGCGAGGAGAACTCCGACGGGGAGATCGTGCTGGGCATTCCGAGGCGCAAGACCTGGTGGATCAACACCATGTCCCGGATGTTCTACGTGCCGAGCCGGCGGACGGTGGTGCTGGACCGGATCGGTTCGTTCCTTTGGGGGTTGTGTGACGGGCAGAATACGGTAGACCACGTCATATCGACGATCCGGACCGAATACAAACTGGAACGCAAGGAAGCGGAGATCTCCACGCTGACGTACCTGAAACAACTCACGGAGAAGGGGTTGATCGGACTGGCCGTGGCAAACAGAAAAGGAGAAAGGAACGCATGA
- a CDS encoding FtsX-like permease family protein, whose amino-acid sequence MTTESAATAGTTEKQISLPLSKAIEISFRSLRIRFWRSLITIGGIFFGIAFLMSILTSASINEALVEGGSPQVRALLEQKGADGDSATQQVWLVSLSLLVCVVGITNAMLMSVTERYREIGTMKCLGALDKFIIQLFVLESTFQGLVGSVGGVIMGCLFMLISMMTSYGWDPLVLFPVFEVAQSGLYSLGAGLGLAIIGALYPAYRASQMPPADAMRTEV is encoded by the coding sequence ATGACGACGGAATCGGCCGCGACGGCCGGCACGACGGAGAAACAGATATCGCTGCCCCTGTCCAAGGCGATCGAAATCAGCTTCCGCAGCCTGAGGATCCGGTTCTGGCGGTCGCTGATAACGATCGGAGGCATCTTCTTCGGCATCGCCTTTCTCATGTCCATCCTGACCAGCGCCTCCATCAACGAAGCGCTCGTGGAAGGCGGTTCCCCCCAGGTCCGGGCATTGCTGGAACAGAAGGGCGCGGACGGCGATTCCGCGACGCAGCAGGTATGGCTTGTTTCCCTCTCTCTGCTCGTGTGCGTCGTCGGCATCACCAACGCCATGCTGATGTCGGTGACCGAAAGGTACCGTGAAATCGGAACCATGAAGTGCCTGGGGGCCCTGGACAAGTTCATCATTCAACTTTTCGTGCTGGAGTCCACCTTCCAGGGACTGGTCGGATCGGTAGGCGGGGTCATCATGGGCTGCCTGTTCATGCTGATCTCGATGATGACCTCCTATGGATGGGATCCCCTGGTGCTCTTCCCGGTATTTGAGGTGGCCCAAAGCGGCCTGTATTCGCTGGGGGCCGGACTGGGGCTCGCCATCATCGGAGCGCTGTACCCCGCGTACCGGGCATCCCAGATGCCGCCGGCCGACGCCATGCGTACGGAAGTCTGA